A region of Candidatus Eisenbacteria bacterium DNA encodes the following proteins:
- a CDS encoding right-handed parallel beta-helix repeat-containing protein, with the protein MRNRAPASLACFASFLTVFLGAIPVQAWVWPTVSHTITSDFGPRHHAGDWGFHYGVDIRAAKGTPVFAAEAGDFTWLGGAFGVAEVDHGSLTSRYRHCKVPAGSASRPVVAGEFIAPSGDAGAPGYPHLHFDFGQPHDGPPGPHPFRYLPYDNEVAPTVSKFINSRWEQEIENGDYINGRVDIKTVVRTNDEWDLNAFQLLVDGGQIGYISYDPRLNCNPATCKPNDPEHGKDADTLVITWDTTKLETGWHTLTGRATDAGGSFCPKAVNVYVGNCVQDLQGWGDVGCNRFAWVQACEDCCWLCRSDHRWGPYVDITGDVEITYEDNINFTCVDRTVEYSRPYWYILNDVYIGSAEPESLLEPAVPSRPMDLVAAEDTTDCGSTVFLSWEASTGADSYYVFRCTGQGLDECVPVPELLGSTTSTSYVDTAAYGDEIFYYSVIAWNASGASEESVADSAWSMQDLQDVSLTASQISVENDSILVCPGGDADSLVIDSKMVDVCGRVMDEPPYDVYAVLTAYEGNVHVCGGDTLRPIDFRDEEGHIRMVAHHIGGCGSVRVCVHADSLVMAQQPVVVFRSPDFNADGVVDSLDEALWTPGGECTDLNWDGTEKDSLDSGIVSAHLLHTSNPTIAINAPNDSEWWNAGDEAEITWQFAPTQMTNAYDTVDLFLSTDGGVSYPELIASVLSNDGSYLWSIPQGLSSGQCKVKAVAQDAHGCFVSDTSNAALTIAAVKSGFVVADTTWNSPVSVIGDVTVVQGVRLCLSPGTNVRFDTVDSLHGGTDTGKCELVVAGGLTADGSRTLPIEFSSLSSSPQASDWRGIRLRPGSTSNVIDNCVIRYAYTGIEAESTTITVDSCTISDFSNDGIKAIASAVTLTRDSLLVGSTGVRGIELTSATSGTVEHNTITGFGSGVRYGIELKDNTEPDVTYNWIEGLKYGIKCTDGSPVFWHNRIQGSTGGGIQCYGGAMPSVRYNTIEGFQGTGVLATDYAVPFLGDIPDSGSNRIYASQSSFCYVMNLTEEYTVYAEYNWWGTSSPSAKRFFGDVDYSPCDASDPGTSYALPLVAVVSSVPGAPYVMQSYPNPLNPRATIEYGVSKPGSHVRIVIYDISGRVLKALVDEPQRTGRYSVTWDGRDGRGNPVASGVYFYEVTIGDFRQAKKLVVLK; encoded by the coding sequence ATGAGAAATAGAGCCCCAGCCAGTTTGGCGTGCTTTGCGTCCTTCCTGACGGTTTTTCTTGGCGCGATACCCGTTCAGGCATGGGTGTGGCCGACGGTGAGTCATACTATTACCAGCGATTTCGGCCCGCGGCACCATGCGGGAGACTGGGGATTTCACTACGGGGTGGATATCCGTGCCGCCAAGGGAACACCCGTATTCGCAGCAGAGGCCGGAGATTTTACATGGCTTGGAGGCGCTTTTGGAGTAGCCGAAGTTGATCATGGCAGTTTGACGTCAAGATATCGCCACTGCAAGGTTCCTGCAGGCTCAGCTTCCAGGCCGGTTGTGGCTGGGGAGTTCATTGCTCCTTCCGGCGACGCCGGCGCTCCTGGGTACCCTCATCTGCACTTCGACTTCGGCCAGCCGCATGACGGGCCGCCCGGGCCTCATCCTTTTCGATACCTTCCGTACGACAACGAGGTCGCCCCTACTGTATCGAAATTCATAAACTCTCGCTGGGAGCAGGAAATCGAAAACGGAGACTATATCAACGGGAGGGTGGACATTAAGACAGTGGTGCGGACCAATGATGAGTGGGACCTGAACGCTTTCCAGCTCTTGGTTGATGGTGGTCAGATAGGGTACATAAGCTATGATCCGAGACTCAACTGTAATCCAGCCACGTGTAAGCCTAACGATCCTGAGCATGGGAAGGATGCAGATACGCTGGTTATCACTTGGGATACGACGAAATTGGAGACTGGATGGCACACTCTTACTGGTCGAGCCACAGATGCGGGAGGCTCCTTTTGTCCGAAGGCAGTCAACGTCTATGTGGGCAATTGCGTTCAAGACCTTCAGGGATGGGGTGACGTTGGGTGCAACAGATTCGCCTGGGTCCAGGCTTGCGAGGACTGCTGTTGGCTTTGCAGGAGCGACCATCGCTGGGGTCCATACGTGGACATTACCGGGGATGTGGAAATAACCTACGAGGACAACATCAACTTCACTTGTGTCGACCGTACCGTTGAGTATTCACGTCCGTACTGGTACATATTGAATGATGTATATATCGGTTCAGCGGAGCCGGAGAGCCTGCTGGAGCCGGCTGTTCCCAGCAGGCCGATGGATCTTGTGGCAGCCGAGGATACTACTGATTGCGGCAGCACTGTCTTTCTTTCGTGGGAGGCGAGCACGGGAGCGGATTCTTACTATGTCTTCCGGTGCACCGGCCAGGGACTTGACGAGTGCGTTCCGGTGCCGGAGCTTCTTGGATCGACCACATCCACGAGCTATGTTGACACTGCCGCCTACGGGGATGAGATTTTCTACTATAGCGTGATAGCCTGGAACGCCAGCGGCGCTTCCGAGGAGAGCGTGGCAGATAGCGCGTGGTCTATGCAAGACCTTCAAGACGTGTCACTGACGGCATCCCAGATTTCCGTGGAGAACGACAGTATCCTGGTGTGTCCTGGAGGAGATGCTGATTCATTGGTCATTGACTCGAAAATGGTGGATGTTTGCGGACGGGTCATGGACGAACCTCCGTATGACGTATACGCCGTGCTTACTGCGTACGAAGGCAACGTGCACGTTTGCGGCGGTGACACGCTGAGGCCTATTGACTTTAGAGATGAGGAAGGCCACATCAGAATGGTGGCTCATCACATTGGAGGATGCGGAAGTGTAAGGGTGTGCGTTCACGCAGACAGTCTGGTGATGGCTCAGCAGCCCGTTGTTGTCTTCAGGAGTCCGGACTTTAACGCAGACGGTGTTGTCGACTCGCTTGACGAGGCTTTGTGGACCCCCGGAGGTGAATGCACTGACCTCAACTGGGATGGGACAGAAAAGGATTCACTGGATTCGGGCATTGTCAGCGCGCACTTGCTTCACACAAGCAACCCTACAATCGCAATCAACGCCCCGAATGACTCTGAGTGGTGGAACGCTGGCGATGAAGCAGAGATTACGTGGCAGTTCGCTCCAACGCAGATGACGAATGCTTACGATACTGTGGATCTCTTCCTCTCGACGGACGGTGGTGTGAGTTACCCCGAGCTGATAGCCAGTGTCCTTTCAAATGATGGTTCCTATCTGTGGAGCATTCCTCAGGGTTTATCATCCGGGCAATGCAAGGTGAAGGCAGTGGCACAAGACGCGCATGGATGCTTCGTATCGGACACTAGTAATGCGGCTTTGACGATTGCGGCGGTGAAGAGTGGCTTCGTGGTTGCTGACACGACTTGGAACTCACCGGTTAGTGTTATTGGAGACGTAACCGTGGTCCAGGGAGTGCGCCTCTGCTTATCTCCTGGCACCAATGTGAGATTCGACACGGTGGACAGTCTTCACGGAGGTACAGACACAGGAAAATGTGAGCTTGTCGTCGCGGGAGGCTTGACGGCAGATGGCAGCAGGACTCTACCAATAGAGTTCTCATCGCTTTCGTCATCTCCTCAGGCGAGCGACTGGCGTGGGATCAGGCTGCGTCCGGGTAGCACCAGCAATGTAATCGACAACTGCGTGATCAGGTACGCCTACACAGGCATTGAGGCTGAGTCAACCACTATTACCGTGGATTCATGTACCATTTCGGATTTCTCAAACGATGGTATCAAGGCGATCGCATCAGCCGTGACTCTGACCAGAGACAGCCTCTTGGTCGGAAGCACCGGCGTGAGGGGGATCGAGCTTACCTCCGCCACTTCCGGCACTGTTGAGCACAACACGATAACTGGCTTCGGTAGCGGGGTCAGATATGGGATTGAACTGAAAGACAACACGGAGCCCGACGTCACGTACAACTGGATAGAGGGGCTTAAGTACGGGATAAAGTGCACGGACGGCTCGCCAGTTTTCTGGCACAACCGGATTCAGGGAAGCACCGGTGGCGGGATACAGTGCTATGGAGGCGCGATGCCGAGCGTTCGTTACAACACCATAGAGGGCTTTCAAGGGACAGGTGTTTTGGCAACAGACTATGCAGTTCCATTTCTTGGAGATATCCCGGACTCGGGCTCCAATCGCATCTACGCTAGCCAGAGCTCTTTTTGCTACGTGATGAACCTGACGGAGGAGTACACGGTTTATGCAGAGTACAACTGGTGGGGGACAAGTAGTCCCAGTGCGAAGAGGTTCTTTGGGGACGTTGACTATTCGCCGTGTGACGCGAGCGATCCTGGGACATCGTACGCGCTTCCGCTTGTGGCGGTTGTGTCTTCTGTGCCTGGAGCGCCCTATGTGATGCAGAGCTACCCGAACCCGCTCAATCCTCGGGCGACAATAGAGTACGGCGTGAGCAAGCCGGGGTCACACGTGAGGATCGTCATCTACGACATCTCTGGACGAGTCTTGAAGGCGCTTGTTGATGAGCCTCAACGTACTGGCAGGTACAGCGTCACGTGGGATGGGAGAGATGGGCGAGGGAATCCTGTGGCTTCGGGTGTGTATTTCTATGAGGTAACAATTGGAGACTTCAGACAGGCCAAGAAGCTCGTGGTTCTGAAGTAG
- a CDS encoding DNRLRE domain-containing protein — protein MRRTYVIPLVLVCVVLWVGSSWSRSLEVDASQVAVIKPSAESTETRLLVQFTLPEILAGHSVDFASLSFGADCVGDEGMVSFQAYAITSAWDAKSVSWTGSWEKAGGDWDGRHSACEISEVGSGKELSFDVTDFANAWLREPSKNFGVLVKVSGAFSGTFSVDRVSAPKLRILY, from the coding sequence ATGAGAAGAACATACGTGATTCCGCTGGTGCTGGTTTGTGTGGTGCTTTGGGTCGGGAGTTCTTGGTCTCGAAGTCTTGAGGTTGATGCGAGCCAAGTAGCAGTGATCAAGCCTTCGGCAGAATCGACCGAGACGAGGCTCCTCGTTCAGTTCACTCTGCCTGAAATCCTGGCTGGCCATTCAGTCGACTTTGCCTCTCTGTCCTTCGGGGCTGATTGCGTCGGAGATGAGGGAATGGTTTCCTTCCAGGCATATGCTATTACGAGCGCCTGGGATGCGAAGAGTGTGAGCTGGACGGGTTCGTGGGAGAAGGCGGGTGGAGATTGGGACGGTCGGCACTCGGCCTGTGAGATAAGCGAGGTGGGCAGCGGCAAAGAGTTGTCTTTCGACGTGACAGACTTCGCGAACGCTTGGCTGAGGGAGCCTTCGAAGAACTTTGGGGTTCTTGTGAAGGTGTCCGGGGCGTTCTCGGGGACCTTCTCAGTGGACAGGGTCTCCGCGCCCAAGCTCAGGATATTGTACTGA
- a CDS encoding DUF4062 domain-containing protein: MKVSEMLKVVKDKADKTRCRPLNVFVSSTFVDLKPERLAVREAILRCGCLPRLAEEADMQPRKTVLQQIPYWFRDIHVLVLLVATRYGELAPSEVSWTEQEVRRAAKIRGVFILPYFLSPNLPAGIEFNKNRQNRLKKFKEYLMNLPSCGPALAQPPQYPNSTVDLQLRVARDVGACQSDLRIMEVLKEMLAVWKTELESEEKRGREAHDGSFVA; encoded by the coding sequence ATGAAGGTGAGCGAAATGCTGAAGGTGGTCAAAGACAAGGCAGACAAGACGCGGTGTCGACCACTCAATGTGTTCGTTAGCTCCACCTTTGTGGACCTGAAGCCTGAACGTCTGGCCGTCAGGGAGGCCATACTCCGGTGCGGGTGTTTACCGAGGCTTGCAGAAGAGGCCGATATGCAGCCTCGCAAGACGGTGCTCCAGCAAATCCCGTATTGGTTCCGAGATATTCACGTACTTGTACTACTTGTGGCGACGCGGTATGGTGAGTTGGCTCCGTCAGAGGTTTCTTGGACCGAACAAGAAGTAAGAAGAGCCGCCAAGATTCGAGGCGTGTTCATCTTGCCATACTTTCTAAGTCCGAACCTACCGGCTGGTATTGAGTTCAACAAGAATAGACAGAACCGCTTGAAGAAGTTCAAGGAATACTTGATGAACCTTCCGAGCTGTGGTCCGGCGCTCGCACAGCCCCCTCAATATCCGAACAGCACAGTCGATCTGCAGCTCCGTGTAGCCCGAGATGTGGGGGCTTGTCAATCTGATCTTCGCATTATGGAAGTGCTTAAGGAAATGTTAGCTGTCTGGAAGACGGAGCTTGAGTCGGAGGAGAAAAGAGGTCGTGAAGCCCATGACGGTAGCTTCGTCGCTTAG
- a CDS encoding histidine phosphatase family protein, producing MTMTVIQIAALILGTIGALASAWYLYERFFPLRRLSWRSAQNAALRISEQMKQAGYDPTLIVGIGRGGAIMGALISGSLGHRPLLVIDRKYMWMDGRRIDDMVLHLQLPLVLVDRVLLVAGEAHSGNTMRLYYNHFVLMGAVSVKRAAYFVRKGCTEPIEYVGIRSGRELRMPWMFTRTYVRDSRSEHEARAIEHCRSSTLAADTRVKTWFVVRHGESTDNESGDRYSGITESTVTENGLRQAESVGRFLQPEGIQKIFSSPMKRAVATARMIQSLTGGQLVIDQRLREIDYGEWEGLTRKEVFARWPESYSRYKEDPVTNTPLAGESPVRVLERVQEFWQEMQHSPSMLGISKIVVVTHNTVTRILLAHLSGTPLKRYRERRIDNASISKVLHDELGKTSVLYENRTDHLV from the coding sequence ATGACCATGACTGTCATCCAAATCGCCGCCTTGATTCTCGGCACCATCGGCGCCCTCGCCTCCGCCTGGTACCTCTATGAGAGATTTTTCCCCCTTAGGCGCCTGTCTTGGCGTTCGGCTCAAAATGCCGCCTTGCGCATCTCGGAGCAGATGAAGCAGGCGGGCTACGACCCCACGCTTATTGTCGGAATTGGACGAGGCGGTGCGATAATGGGTGCACTGATCTCGGGAAGCCTTGGTCACCGTCCCCTGCTGGTCATAGACCGGAAGTATATGTGGATGGATGGGCGCCGGATAGACGATATGGTTCTTCATTTGCAGTTACCACTCGTTCTCGTTGATAGGGTACTCCTGGTCGCTGGAGAAGCGCACAGTGGCAATACCATGAGACTGTACTACAACCATTTCGTCCTAATGGGTGCTGTGTCGGTCAAGCGCGCCGCCTACTTTGTTAGAAAGGGCTGCACAGAACCCATAGAATACGTAGGCATTCGCTCTGGGCGGGAATTGCGGATGCCCTGGATGTTTACGAGAACCTATGTCAGGGATAGCAGAAGCGAACACGAAGCGAGGGCGATTGAGCACTGCCGCAGCTCAACGTTAGCCGCGGACACACGCGTGAAGACCTGGTTTGTCGTTCGTCACGGCGAAAGTACAGACAACGAGAGCGGCGATCGTTACTCTGGTATTACCGAATCCACGGTCACCGAAAACGGGCTTCGTCAAGCCGAATCCGTGGGACGATTCCTCCAACCGGAGGGCATCCAAAAAATCTTCTCGAGCCCGATGAAGCGCGCTGTGGCCACGGCGCGCATGATTCAGTCACTTACCGGGGGCCAGTTGGTCATTGACCAACGTCTTCGAGAAATCGACTATGGAGAGTGGGAAGGTCTGACAAGAAAAGAGGTCTTCGCTAGGTGGCCTGAATCGTACTCCAGGTACAAGGAGGACCCCGTGACCAACACACCACTTGCCGGTGAAAGCCCCGTGAGGGTGCTTGAGCGAGTTCAGGAGTTCTGGCAAGAGATGCAACACTCTCCCTCAATGCTGGGGATATCAAAGATTGTTGTTGTCACTCACAACACCGTCACCCGTATTCTTCTTGCTCATCTGAGTGGTACCCCGCTCAAGCGCTACAGAGAACGCCGCATCGACAACGCATCAATCTCAAAGGTGCTACACGACGAGCTTGGCAAGACATCTGTGCTATATGAGAATCGTACTGACCATCTTGTATAG
- a CDS encoding tetratricopeptide repeat protein, producing METAKLVDDLLVNLKYQAARSPRSCFVVFSSREKHVEIVIDCVETVFQEAKSHRFEVLRLDQYLKSGDSQYAELTDLLSSCCFAVVILDGLRPNVLFEYGILKGLRKPCIVLLGHGATIDIQGFYSPDAGGLSPAPEIDMDRHFSDVKDRFYLRYDRNNPKQIRSMLLAAYKKLAKQIEDEFLHSMFPHKEVVEKELKAHLAEIVSVLTKSPDSHDERDARILDIAHSHVERIAAEHSVTLPPRYFATLAHSYANINVVDKAVAVIDGHISGVPEDATLLSDKAYILRRAGKLEDALAALDAAIRLRPKAEFLWHNKAITLDKLRRTEEAALCYKKAIVLDSGCALLHYHYGILLYEQKEFTSAVKELNRALRIRPMESGFLLWKAQALASSGQPAEARRTVETLLTKDPVNADAWFVLGRIEQSDAKALPCFQKAVQLDPKHSGALCSSAACLSNLGKCDEALRVFARMEELCPEHKSCETRVLNICRTFMKLGRPQDALDVCNEVLSKNSKTPGALTIKALCLAQTGRQGEALELFSAMLSASPADAELWYDQACTYALAKQPREAARSLQKAIAIDLRYWQMSQRDSDFTAVRRTKVFRDVFKTGRQKVRRKAPRDTANSEHGKDRRCPTRASSRRPNGRS from the coding sequence ATGGAGACCGCAAAGCTTGTCGATGATTTGCTGGTCAACCTGAAGTATCAAGCAGCCAGATCTCCTCGTTCTTGCTTTGTCGTATTCTCGTCGAGAGAAAAGCATGTCGAGATTGTCATTGACTGCGTTGAGACGGTTTTTCAAGAGGCTAAGTCCCACAGGTTCGAGGTACTGCGGCTCGATCAGTATCTGAAATCCGGTGACAGTCAATACGCGGAACTTACTGACCTGCTCTCCTCATGTTGCTTCGCCGTGGTGATTCTTGATGGCCTTCGTCCAAACGTGTTGTTCGAGTATGGGATTCTCAAGGGCCTTCGCAAGCCCTGCATCGTCCTGCTTGGCCACGGAGCAACAATAGATATCCAGGGCTTCTACTCGCCCGATGCTGGCGGCCTCTCTCCTGCGCCTGAAATTGACATGGATAGGCACTTCTCTGATGTGAAAGACCGTTTTTATCTTCGATACGACAGGAATAACCCCAAGCAGATACGCTCGATGCTCCTCGCCGCATATAAGAAATTGGCGAAACAGATTGAAGATGAGTTTCTCCACAGCATGTTCCCTCACAAGGAAGTGGTCGAGAAGGAGCTCAAAGCACATCTTGCTGAAATCGTCAGCGTGCTCACCAAGAGCCCCGATAGTCATGACGAGAGGGATGCCCGCATACTCGACATTGCACACTCCCACGTCGAACGTATAGCGGCGGAGCATTCCGTTACTTTGCCCCCACGCTATTTCGCAACACTCGCTCACAGTTATGCGAACATAAACGTTGTTGACAAGGCTGTGGCTGTCATTGACGGGCACATCTCGGGGGTGCCGGAGGACGCAACGCTCCTGTCAGACAAGGCCTATATCCTCCGCAGGGCAGGCAAACTTGAAGATGCGCTGGCAGCATTGGACGCTGCAATCCGGTTGAGACCTAAGGCCGAATTCCTTTGGCACAACAAGGCTATCACGCTCGACAAGCTTCGCCGCACTGAGGAGGCGGCGCTATGTTACAAGAAGGCAATTGTGCTGGATTCGGGTTGCGCATTACTTCACTACCATTATGGAATTCTACTCTACGAGCAAAAGGAGTTCACGTCTGCCGTGAAGGAGCTCAACAGAGCGCTTCGCATACGCCCGATGGAATCAGGATTCCTTCTTTGGAAAGCACAAGCTCTGGCTTCGTCTGGCCAACCAGCTGAAGCTCGCCGCACCGTGGAAACACTGCTCACGAAAGATCCAGTGAATGCCGACGCCTGGTTTGTGCTCGGCAGGATTGAGCAATCTGACGCAAAGGCCCTGCCGTGCTTCCAGAAGGCTGTCCAACTAGATCCGAAGCATAGTGGAGCACTATGTTCTTCTGCCGCCTGCCTGTCCAACTTGGGAAAGTGCGATGAGGCGCTTCGGGTTTTTGCACGAATGGAAGAATTGTGCCCCGAGCACAAGTCATGCGAAACACGGGTGTTGAACATCTGTAGAACTTTCATGAAGCTAGGGCGTCCGCAAGATGCCTTGGATGTTTGTAACGAGGTTCTCTCCAAGAATTCGAAGACTCCGGGTGCACTCACAATCAAGGCTCTCTGCCTTGCGCAAACGGGAAGGCAGGGGGAAGCCTTGGAACTGTTTTCAGCCATGTTGTCAGCGAGTCCCGCTGATGCCGAATTGTGGTACGACCAGGCATGCACCTATGCTCTTGCCAAGCAGCCCCGCGAGGCTGCGCGGAGCCTCCAGAAGGCCATAGCGATCGACTTACGGTATTGGCAAATGTCACAGCGTGATTCCGACTTTACCGCCGTGCGCCGAACGAAGGTCTTCCGTGATGTATTCAAGACTGGAAGGCAGAAAGTCCGCAGGAAAGCCCCTAGGGATACGGCCAACTCGGAGCATGGCAAAGACAGACGATGTCCAACTAGAGCATCCAGCCGACGTCCTAATGGCCGCAGCTGA